The genomic stretch CGGCGCGCATGGCGGGCTGGATACGCCCGCCTTCGGCGCGATGAACCCGCATCGCAAGGTCCCGGTGGTCGACGATGACGGCCATGTGGTGTGGGAATCGCACGCGATCCTGCGCTACATCGCCGCGCGCTATGGTGCCCCCCGCTTCTGGGACGGCGATCCGCGCCTCCGCTCGCTGGCCGATCGCTGGATCGACTGGGCTGCCACCGGCCTGCAGCCGGACCTGCTGAATGGTGTGTTCTGGGGCTACTACCGGACGCCCGCGCCGGCACGCGACATGGCGGCGGTGTCGGCCGCCATCGCGCGGACCGATGCGCGGCTGGCGGTGCTGGACGGCGAACTGGCGGGGCGCGCCTTCCTCGGCGGCGATGCGCCGGGCCTGGCGGACATCCCGGCCGGCACCGCGCTGTACCGGTGGTTCACGCTCGATATTCCACGCGCGCCGGCGCCGCGCGTGGAAGCCTGGTACGCGCGCCTGCAGGAACGCCCCGCCTATCGGGCCGGCGTCATGATCCCCTATGCGGAATTGTTCGGGCGCCTCGACTTCTGATCAGCGCGCCAGGCGCTCATGCCGGCCATCGATTGCCGCCAGCCCCGCCGCGATCGGCGCCATCCCGGCCAGGAGCCGCGCCAGCAGCGTTTCGCCGCGCACCAGCGTCCCGAGCCGCTCGCGCTGACTGGCACCAGGACGGTGACGAGCGATAGGTCCCGCGGCGGCGGCACCGACAGCACTCGCAGCGCCACCCGCAGCATCGCCGCAGCCAGGCCGACGCGCAGCGCCACCGTTGTGAGCGGCGGCATCTCCGCCACCTCCACGCCCACGAAGGCGAAGAACCCGCCCCGCGGGACGGACAGCGTGACCGGCAGGGACCCCGCGAGGGGCGACAGGCGGGCGTCCGACACGC from Roseomonas fluvialis encodes the following:
- a CDS encoding glutathione S-transferase family protein, translated to MLTLWGRRSSFNVQKIMWLLREIDLPHRHIEAGGAHGGLDTPAFGAMNPHRKVPVVDDDGHVVWESHAILRYIAARYGAPRFWDGDPRLRSLADRWIDWAATGLQPDLLNGVFWGYYRTPAPARDMAAVSAAIARTDARLAVLDGELAGRAFLGGDAPGLADIPAGTALYRWFTLDIPRAPAPRVEAWYARLQERPAYRAGVMIPYAELFGRLDF